CCACAAAATAACGTTGCATCCTTATTCACCTCGCTTGGCGTAGATTGCTACCCAATCCGTAATTTGCTCCTCGTGATAGACCGCTAATCCAGCTTTCGTTAACGCTTCAATCACCATTTCGCGTTTTGGTTCAATAATTCCTGACGCGATAAAAATACCATTTGGTTTTAGCGCCGCGTGTACGTCTTCCGGGAACAACACGATTACTTCCGCCAAAATATTCGCTACGATCACGTCTGCTTTTTGATCGATGCCTTTTAGTAAGTCGTTCTGCTGAATTGTCACGATCTTTTCGCAATGATTCTGCGCAATATTTTCTCTCGCCGCGCGAACCGCTACTTCATCAAGGTCCGTTGCCAAGACACTTTTAGCACCAAGTTTTGCGCTGGCAATACTCAGCACGCCAGAACCCGTCCCGACATCAATCACTTCATCGCCTGGTTTCACGATTTTCTCAAGAGCCTGCACACATAATTGCGTTGTCGGATGCGTCCCTGTGCCAAACGCCATACCTGGATCAAGCTCGATAATCATCTCGTCTTCCGTTTCTGGGGTGTAGTCTTCCCATGTTGGTACCACTGTAATCCGATCCGTAATTTTAACAGGATGATAGTATTTTTTCCAAGCCGTCGCCCATTCTTCATCATTCACTTCATTGACCTGAAAAGTTAAGTCGCCAAGCGGTATATCAAACTCGACCAAACCACGAATACGCGCTTCGATCTCCGGAACCATCTTTAGAAAGTCCTCCGTCGTTAAAAAGTAAGCTTTAATAATAACGCCTTCTTCAGGATAGTCTGCTGCTTGCAAATCATAAATCTCACCAAAACGATCCTCATGTTCACGCGTCAAATCAGCAGAATCCTCGATCGAAACACCGCTTGCCCCCGAATCATTCAAAGCATATGTAATCGGCTCTACCGCCTCATTTACAGAGTGAATCTCAATCTCTGACCATTTCATTTTTAATTCCCTCCAAATAAAAGGCTCAGTATTACTGAAAACGCAATACCTGAGCCTTTTTCATCTATTTTATCCTTTAAAAGCTCTTCTCATTTTATCAAAGAAACCTTCACTGTTTTCATCTACTTTATCACCTGTTGTTGTCGCGAAATCACGGAGAATTTCTTTTTGTTTCTCGTCCAGTTTTTTCGGAACGATAATCTTAACCACGACATGCTGGTCGCCCGTTCCGTTACCACGAAGATGCGGAACACCTTTGTTTCTTAAACGGAAAGTCGTACCAGTTTGAGTGCCAGCAGGAATTTTCAAGCGGATTTTACCATGAACGGTTGGGACATCAATCTCGTCACCAAGGGCTGCTTGAACGAACGTGATTGGAACTTCCACATAGATATCGTTACCTTCTCGTTCAAAGAATTCATCACGTGTTACGGAGAATACAACATAAAGATCGCCGTTTGGTCCTCCATTAACGCCGCCTTCACCTTCACCAGCAACGCGCATTTGCTGTCCATCATCCACACCAGCAGGTACTTTAAGTTTGATTTTTTTCTTCTTCGTTACGCGACCTGAACCATGACATGTGTCGCATTTTTCTTTGATTTCTTTACCCGTACCATGACAATATTGGCACGTACGTTTATTGACAATCCGACCGAATGGCGTATTTTGCTCAACGTTAATCGAACCTTTCCCATCACAGTGCGAACATTTTTCTGGATGCGTTCCAGGTTTTGCACCGCTGCCGTCACACGTATCGCAGGCTTCTTCACGAGGAATTTCGATTTCAGCTTCTTTACCAAAAATCGCTTCCTTGAATTTCAAGCGCATCGTGTATTGCAGGTCGCTACCTTGACGCGGGGCATTTGGATCTTGACGAGCCGAACCACCGCCTCCGAAGAACGTATCGAAAATATCTTCAAAACCACCGAATCCTTGGCTGCTATATCCACCGCCGCCTCCACCAAAACCTTGATTTGGGTCAACATGTCCGTATTGGTCGTATTGTGCGCGTTTAGATTCATCGCTTAGTGTTTCGTAGGCTTCAGATATTTCTTTAAATTTCGCGTCAGCGCCAGCATCTTTATTGATATCCGGATGAAATTGCTTCGATAATTTACGATATGCTTTTTTTATCTCATCTGCTGAGGCGCTTTTGGAAATGCCAAGCACTTCATAATAGTCACGTTTAGCCATTTTTTGCGTCTCACTCCTTGTCCTTCTCGTATTTCTCTTAACGTATTGTAACACATGTTTTCTCAAAATTAAACAACATACCAAGAGAAAAAGCCAAAGCCAGCTCGACTTTGACTCTTTTCCCCTGCTATTTTTTAGCGCTTATTTTTTCTCAGCGTCATCGTCGTTTACTTCTTCAAATTCAGCGTCTACAACATCGTCGTTTGCTGCGCCAGCTTCAGGGTTTTCGCCTTGTGCTGCTTGTTGTTCTGCCGCTGCTTGCTCATAAAGTTTTACAGAGAGAGCTTGAACAATTTCATTTAACGCGTCTGTTTTTTCTTTGATAGCCTCGAAATCTTCGCCTTTAAGCGCTTCTGACAACTCATCGCGAGCCGCTTCTGCTTTTTTCACTTCTTCTTCGTCTACTTTGCCTTCTAGTTCTTTCAATGTTTTATCAACAGTGAACACTAATTGATCCGCATTGTTGCGAAGTTCTGCGTTTTCTTTGTTTTTCTTATCTTCTTCTGCATTTAATTCTGCATCTTTCACCATTTTTTCAATCTCTTCGTCTGTTAAGCCTGAAGAAGATTTGATTACGATGTTTTGTTCTTTACCAGTTCCAAGATCTTTCGCGCGAACTGTTACAATACCATTTTTATCGATATCAAAAGAAACTTCGATTTGCGGAATGCCACGTGGTGCTGGTGGCAAATCTGTTAATTGGAAACGACCAAGCGTTTTGTTATCTTTTGACATTGGACGCTCACCTTGCAATACGTGAATATCTACTGCTGGTTGATTGTCAGCCGCTGTCGAGAATGTTTGTGATTTCGATGTTGGAATCGTTGTGTTACGTTCGATAAGTGGAGTCATCACGCCACCCATTGTTTCAATTCCTAGAGAAAGTGGAGTTACGTCTAGAAGTACAACGTCTTTCACGTCACCAGTGATTACGCCACCTTGGATTGCAGCACCCATCGCTACAACTTCATCTGGGTTAACACCTTTATGCGGCTCTTTGCCTAATTCTTTTTTGATTGCTTCTTGCACAGCTGGGATACGAGTTGATCCACCAACTAAGATAACTTCGTCGATATCTTTAGCCGATAGTCCCGCATCTTTCAACGCTTGACGAGTTGGAGCAATTGTGCGGTCTACTAAATCGTGTGTTAACTCATCAAATTTAGCACGAGTAAGTGTTACTTCTAAGTGAAGTGGACCAGCTTCTCCAGCTGTGATAAATGGTAGAGAGATTTGCGTGCTTGTCACACCAGAAAGATCTTTTTTCGCTTTTTCAGCAGCGTCTTTCAAGCGTTGTAATGCCATTTTATCTTGCGCAAGGTCGATACCGTTGTCGCGTTTAAATTCAGCAACTAGGAAATCAATAATTTTTTGGTCAAAGTCATCCCCACCAAGCAAGTTATCGCCGGCTGTTGAGTGAACTTCGAATACGCCATCGCCAAGTTCTAGAATAGATACGTCAAAAGTACCGCCACCTAGGTCAAAAACAAGGATCGTTTGGTCTTTGTCTGTTTTGTCCATACCGTAAGCAAGTGCTGCTGCTGTA
The sequence above is drawn from the Listeria weihenstephanensis genome and encodes:
- the prmA gene encoding 50S ribosomal protein L11 methyltransferase, with the protein product MKWSEIEIHSVNEAVEPITYALNDSGASGVSIEDSADLTREHEDRFGEIYDLQAADYPEEGVIIKAYFLTTEDFLKMVPEIEARIRGLVEFDIPLGDLTFQVNEVNDEEWATAWKKYYHPVKITDRITVVPTWEDYTPETEDEMIIELDPGMAFGTGTHPTTQLCVQALEKIVKPGDEVIDVGTGSGVLSIASAKLGAKSVLATDLDEVAVRAARENIAQNHCEKIVTIQQNDLLKGIDQKADVIVANILAEVIVLFPEDVHAALKPNGIFIASGIIEPKREMVIEALTKAGLAVYHEEQITDWVAIYAKRGE
- the dnaK gene encoding molecular chaperone DnaK, giving the protein MSKIIGIDLGTTNSAVAVLEGGEAKIIPNPEGARTTPSVVGFKNGERQVGEVAKRAAITNPNTVASIKRHMGTDYKETVEDKDYSPQEISAIILQYLKGYAEDYLGEKVDKAVITVPAYFNDAQRQATKDAGKIAGLEVERIINEPTAAALAYGMDKTDKDQTILVFDLGGGTFDVSILELGDGVFEVHSTAGDNLLGGDDFDQKIIDFLVAEFKRDNGIDLAQDKMALQRLKDAAEKAKKDLSGVTSTQISLPFITAGEAGPLHLEVTLTRAKFDELTHDLVDRTIAPTRQALKDAGLSAKDIDEVILVGGSTRIPAVQEAIKKELGKEPHKGVNPDEVVAMGAAIQGGVITGDVKDVVLLDVTPLSLGIETMGGVMTPLIERNTTIPTSKSQTFSTAADNQPAVDIHVLQGERPMSKDNKTLGRFQLTDLPPAPRGIPQIEVSFDIDKNGIVTVRAKDLGTGKEQNIVIKSSSGLTDEEIEKMVKDAELNAEEDKKNKENAELRNNADQLVFTVDKTLKELEGKVDEEEVKKAEAARDELSEALKGEDFEAIKEKTDALNEIVQALSVKLYEQAAAEQQAAQGENPEAGAANDDVVDAEFEEVNDDDAEKK
- the dnaJ gene encoding molecular chaperone DnaJ, with amino-acid sequence MAKRDYYEVLGISKSASADEIKKAYRKLSKQFHPDINKDAGADAKFKEISEAYETLSDESKRAQYDQYGHVDPNQGFGGGGGGYSSQGFGGFEDIFDTFFGGGGSARQDPNAPRQGSDLQYTMRLKFKEAIFGKEAEIEIPREEACDTCDGSGAKPGTHPEKCSHCDGKGSINVEQNTPFGRIVNKRTCQYCHGTGKEIKEKCDTCHGSGRVTKKKKIKLKVPAGVDDGQQMRVAGEGEGGVNGGPNGDLYVVFSVTRDEFFEREGNDIYVEVPITFVQAALGDEIDVPTVHGKIRLKIPAGTQTGTTFRLRNKGVPHLRGNGTGDQHVVVKIIVPKKLDEKQKEILRDFATTTGDKVDENSEGFFDKMRRAFKG